In Oncorhynchus nerka isolate Pitt River linkage group LG21, Oner_Uvic_2.0, whole genome shotgun sequence, the following are encoded in one genomic region:
- the LOC115103555 gene encoding serotonin N-acetyltransferase-like, whose translation MSTVSALPFLKSSLLTRPPMGPITPRHGRRHTLPASEFRCLSPEDAISVFEIEREAFISVSGECPLHLDEVCHFLTLCPELSLGWFEEGRLVAFIIGSLWDQEKLAMDALTLHKPHGSTVHLHVLAVHRTFRQQGKGSILMWRYLQYLRCLPYVRCAVLMCEDFLVPFYQKSGFKVQGPSDITVGPLTFIEMMYPVRGHAYMRRNSGV comes from the exons ATGTCGACAGTCAGTGCCCTGCCTTTCCTGAAATCTAGTCTCCTAACGCGCCCTCCCATGGGTCCCATCACCCCCAGGCACGGGCGTCGCCACACACTCCCGGCCAGCGAGTTCCGTTGCCTCAGCCCGGAGGACGCAATCAGCGTGTTTGAGATCGAAAGAGAGG CCTTCATCTCTGTGTCTGGAGAGTGTCCGCTTCACTTAGATGAGGTGTGTCACTTCCTGACGCTGTGCCCTGAGCTGTCTCTGGGCTGGTTTGAGGAGGGACGCCTCGTTGCCTTCATCATAGGATCACTGTGGGACCAGGAGAAACTAGCCATG GACGCTCTCACCCTCCACAAGCCCCATGGCTCCACAGTCCACCTCCATGTGCTTGCTGTCCACCGCACATTCCGGCAGCAAGGCAAGGGCTCCATCCTGATGTGGCGCTACCTGCAGTACCTGCGCTGCCTGCCCTATGTTCGCTGCGCCGTGCTCATGTGCGAAGACTTCCTGGTCCCTTTCTACCAGAAGTCAGGATTTAAAGTGCAGGGCCCCAGCGACATCACCGTGGGGCCCCTGACCTTCATTGAGATGATGTACCCTGTCCGGGGCCACGCGTACATGCGCCGCAACAGTGGTGTTTGA